The Cetobacterium sp. 8H DNA window AATGATGTATCGAACACACCTACATTTGGTTTTCCTGGCATTAACTCTTGCATTGTTTTAATTCCTAAAATGTTTGCAGGGTTATGTAATGGAGCTAACTCAGAGCACTCTTCCATTGCATCCATAACTTCTGGAGTTACTAGAACTGATGAAGCAAACTTCTCTCCACCATGAACAACTCTGTGTCCGATAGCGTCGATTTCTTCTACTGATTTGATTACTCCGTACTCTGGGCTAGTTATAGCTTTTATTACTAAGTTTAATGCCTCTTTGTGAGTTGGCATATCTTCATTTATTGTTATTTCGAAATCGTTTGCTGGAGTTTCATATTCCATTTTCGATCCTTCGATTCCTATTCTTTCGCAAAGTCCAATTGCAAATACATCTCCTGATTCAGGATTTAGTAATTGGTACTTTAGAGATGAACTACCACAGTTAATAACTAAAACTTTCATTAATTTACCACCTTAATTTTTTATTTTTTTATTTTTATCAGCGAGAAGCCTAAGCCTCTCACCGCTTTATAACTTAATTACTTTCCAGCTTGTGCAGACGTTATAGCAGTTAAATCTATAATATCTTTAACTGAACATCCTCTTGATAAGTCATTGATTGGAGCTGCTAATCCTTGGATTAATGGCCCATAAGCCTCAGCATCTGCTAATCTTTGAACTAATTTATAACCAATGTTTCCTGCTGCTAAGTTAGGGAATATTAATACGTTTGCTTTCCCTGCAACTGTTGAGTTAGGTGCTTTTTTAGCTCCTACTGATGCTACTAATGCAGCATCTGCTTGTAACTCTTCTTCAAATGCAAACTCTGCATTTCTTTCTCTTAAGATTTCTCCAGCTCTTTTTACAACATCAACTGATTCATGTTTAGCTGATCCTTTTGTTGAGAATGACATTAAAGCAACTTTTGGCTCTAATCCTGCAACTGTTGCAGCTGTAACAGCAGCCTCAGAAGCGATATCTGCTAATTGCTCAGATGTTGGCTCAGGAATTACTGCACAATCTCCAAATACTAAGATTTCTCCATAAGTTTCTACGTTATGCTTTAACTCCATTAAGAATACAGAAGATACTGTTTTTAATCCTGGTTTAGTTCCAACAACTTGTAATCCAGCTCTTAAAACATTTGCTGTAGGTGAATCTGATCCAGAAACCATTCCAGCTACATCTCCCATTTTTACCATCATTGCACCAAAGAAGTTAACATCTGATGTTAATACTTTTTCTGCATCTTCAGGTGTCATACCTTTTTTAGCTCTTAATTCACATAATTTTGCTACATATGAAGCTAATTTTTCAGATGTTTTTGGATCGATAACTTCAACACCTTCTAAAGATACTCCTAACTCTTCTGCGAATTTATTTATTGTTTCCACATTTCCAATTAATACTGGAATCGCTACTTTCTCTGCTACTATTCCTGCTGCGGCTCTGATTACTCTCTCATCAGTTGCCTCAGGAAGAACTATTTTGTTTCCTAAAGTTTTTGCTTTTTCTTTAATTTGAACTATGATACTCACTCTATATCCTCCTTGATTTTTATTAAATCTCTTACATTATATTTTAACTCATACTGTAATAGTACTTCTAATTTTCAAATATATATTAACAAATTTTA harbors:
- the pta gene encoding phosphate acetyltransferase, with the protein product MSIIVQIKEKAKTLGNKIVLPEATDERVIRAAAGIVAEKVAIPVLIGNVETINKFAEELGVSLEGVEVIDPKTSEKLASYVAKLCELRAKKGMTPEDAEKVLTSDVNFFGAMMVKMGDVAGMVSGSDSPTANVLRAGLQVVGTKPGLKTVSSVFLMELKHNVETYGEILVFGDCAVIPEPTSEQLADIASEAAVTAATVAGLEPKVALMSFSTKGSAKHESVDVVKRAGEILRERNAEFAFEEELQADAALVASVGAKKAPNSTVAGKANVLIFPNLAAGNIGYKLVQRLADAEAYGPLIQGLAAPINDLSRGCSVKDIIDLTAITSAQAGK